A window of Staphylococcus lloydii genomic DNA:
TAAATCATTATTACAACGTTCTGCTAGTTTCCCTTGCTTCCATTTGGTAAGTTTCTCCCACATACGCACGTAATCCTCGAGTTTCTGGTTACGTCGCATTAAACGCTCGTTATTAGCTTTTAATATGGCTATGTCGTCTATTAAAGTATTTCTTTCTCTTTTCATTTCGTGATATTTAATTACTAACGACTGAAATGCTTCTCTATACTGTTCATCAGTCCATGGTGTCGGTGGTTCTTCTTTAAAGTTACTTAAATCTAATTTATATTCACTCACTCGCCATCACTCCTTCATTGTTAATCCTCTATCGATACAAAACTGTTCAAATGCTGCTTTATCAAACGTACGTCGCTTAAATTCAGTAAACCTTCTATAATGCCCGCATACTGTGCACGCATTACCCACAATATGTACGTGGGCAATACGTCGGTTATCTTTGGTTAGGTAATGCTTGTTAGTGAAGTATGTGGATCTCATTTACTCACCCTTTTTCTTAGAGTTATCCTGTAAATCATGTACTTTCTGTTGTATTCTTACAATATTGACTCCAACCTTTGTAAATTCTGGGTCGTCTTTAATCAACTTCTGCTTGTTTAATCTTGATAGTTCACAACGTTTAATTAAAATAAGATTATCCATACTATCATTTAATTTATTACCATCTAAAAACATTAAGTTATAGCCATGTGGTATTTTGCCATTTTCTCTTTCCCACATCACTCTATGTTTCAATTTCCATCTATCGCT
This region includes:
- a CDS encoding SAV1978 family virulence-associated passenger protein, translating into MRSTYFTNKHYLTKDNRRIAHVHIVGNACTVCGHYRRFTEFKRRTFDKAAFEQFCIDRGLTMKE